GTCTGCTTTAACCGCGACATCGCCGGGGCTGTCGGTCTGCACAGGGCTGAAGTCGTGCAGTACCTGCGTCCTGAAATTCTGGGCATGGTACTGGGAGCCTTTGCGGCGGCCATGCTTTTTGGCGAATACAAGCCCCGTGGCGGTTCCGCCCCCATCACCCGGTTTTTCCTCGGAGCCATCGCCGGTATCGGCGCGCTGGTTTTTCTGGGCTGCCCCTGGCGCGTCATCCTGCGCCTGGCCGGCGGCGACGCCCATGCGATCTTCGGGCTTGTGGGCCTTATAGTGGGCGTGGGCATAGGCACCATCTTCTTCCGCATGGGTTTTTCACTGGGCCGCAGCCAGAATCAGGGCAAGATATCGGGCCTGCTGCTTCCCGCGCTCATGCTCGGCCTTTTGGTTTTGTATCTTGCTGATCCCCAGATCATAGGCGAACTCAAGAGCGGCGTGCTCTTTTACTCCATCAAGGGGCCGGGCTCGCAGCACGCGCCCTTTATCTTCTCCCTGTGCGCTGGCCTCGCCGTGGGCTTTCTGGCCCAGCGCAGCCGTTTCTGCACCATGGGCGCACTGCGCGACGTCATCCTTTTCAATCAATGGTATCTGGCCCTGGGCTTTATCGCCATGTTCGCGGCGGCTATTGTCATGAACCTCAGCCTGGGCTCCTTCCATTGGGGATTTGAAAACCAGCCCGTTGCCCAGCCCGACGACCTCTGGAACTTTATGGGCATGGTTACGGCGGGGCTTGCCTTTGCTCTTGCGGGCGGCTGCCCTGGCCGCCAGTTGTTCATGGCGGGAGAAGGCGACAATGACGCCGCCGTCTTTGCAGTGGGTCTTATCGTCGGCACGGCCATGGCCCACAACTTCGGCATGGCCTCCAGCACTGCTGGCATAGGCCCCCACGGTATGGCCGCCACCCTGGCCGGTCTTGGGATTTGTCTGTTCGTCGGATTTTTCAACTGCAAGCGAGGCGCGTAATGTCCGAACTCATTGATACCCGTGGCCTTTCCTGCCCGCAGCCGGTGCTGCTTTTTCTCAATGCCCTCAAGGGGGATGCCGCCAGCTCGTTCAGCGTGCTGGTGGACAATGACGCCAGCCTTGAAAACGTCAGCCGCGCAGCCCGCAACCGGGGCTTCAGTGTGACGACCTCTGACGAAGGGCAGGGCGTCACCCGGCTGGAAATAGAAAAGTCCTGACATACAATCCGCAGTTTTGCATGCGAATAACAGCCGGGCGGGCTTTGCCGCCCGCCCGGCAGGATACAGCAATGGACAACATGCCGAATACGAGCAACAAGCCTTCCGGCGGGCTGCTGGACAGGATGGGAAGCCTTTTGCGCGGATGGCGCGACAAAAAAGAGCCGTCCGTTCCGGACAAAACTCCTGGCACGGCAGGCGCTGGCAAGGCGCTCAGCGACAGGGGGCTGCTGGTCTTTTCCCATACGGGAGAGGTCATCAAGGCCGAGGGCCTGCTCCGTCAGGCGGGGCTTGCCGTTGAGGTCAAGGGGCCGCCGCCGCAATTGCGCACTGGCTGCGACATGGTGGTGGTTTTTGAACTGGTCAGTCAGACCGCCGTGCTGGAAGTTCTCCATAAGGCTGGCATCCGTCCGGAAAATGTCGTCACCGCCCATGACGTGCTGCTTGAGCCTGTGTCCCTGTATCAGGTCAAGCGTCTGGATCACTGGCTCATGGTGCGTGCCGCCAATATGAAGATCACCCTGGACACGCGCGACGGCCGCATTGTGAACATTTCCGGCGGCGGCTGCCCGGATGTGCCCTGGCTTGCGCATTGCCTGTGCGGCATGCGGCTGGATGAAGCGCCGGAACCCCGGAGCCTGGGGCAGACGCTCTGCTGCTACAGCCTGCAAAAGGCCTATGAAGAATTGCGGAGGCAGTATCCGTGTGGTATATAACGGGAACTTTACCGGATAAGGATATGGGATTTTGCGAGGCGGCAACGCAGGCGCCGTCGTCGGTGCGTGACGGCATGCTGCACCTGCCGGACGGGAGCGCCGTCCCTGTGCAGCGCGGCACAGCGGCCCTGGCGGCCACGGCCCTTCTGGCCTGCGAGGCATTGGGCTTTGAACCGCCCCGCCTTCTGCTGGCCGGTGACATCGGTTCCGGAGCGGGCAGCCGCGCCCTGTACACATGGCTCACGGAACATGCGGCAAGGCTGGCCCCCAGCGGGCTGACATTCCACTATCTTTTCCCGGATGTGGATTGGCACAACCGCGTGCTCATGGCCATACAGGCCTTGCCGTCGCCACCCCTGCTGGTGGCCGACGCGGGCTTCATGTATGTGGCCAAGATGAGCGGCTACGCCGATGCCTACGATCTTTTCACACCCGACCTGGGGGAAATGGCCTTTCTGGCTGACGAAAAAGCGCCGCATCCTTTTTACACCAGAGGATTTTTACTGACCGAGGAAGAGGATATTCCCGGGTTGCTGGCCCGCGCCCAGGCGCACGGCAACTGCCCGGCCAACCTCATCATCAAGGGGCGCGCCGATCATATCATCTGCGAAGGACGCCTTGCCGCGACCATCGAGGAGCC
This DNA window, taken from Desulfovibrio sp. 86, encodes the following:
- the yedE gene encoding YedE family putative selenium transporter → MKQYFNILSTTTGIVVVGLIFGVLAVLLQQAGNPGNMGICVVCFNRDIAGAVGLHRAEVVQYLRPEILGMVLGAFAAAMLFGEYKPRGGSAPITRFFLGAIAGIGALVFLGCPWRVILRLAGGDAHAIFGLVGLIVGVGIGTIFFRMGFSLGRSQNQGKISGLLLPALMLGLLVLYLADPQIIGELKSGVLFYSIKGPGSQHAPFIFSLCAGLAVGFLAQRSRFCTMGALRDVILFNQWYLALGFIAMFAAAIVMNLSLGSFHWGFENQPVAQPDDLWNFMGMVTAGLAFALAGGCPGRQLFMAGEGDNDAAVFAVGLIVGTAMAHNFGMASSTAGIGPHGMAATLAGLGICLFVGFFNCKRGA
- a CDS encoding sulfurtransferase TusA family protein, giving the protein MSELIDTRGLSCPQPVLLFLNALKGDAASSFSVLVDNDASLENVSRAARNRGFSVTTSDEGQGVTRLEIEKS
- a CDS encoding DUF3343 domain-containing protein, with translation MDNMPNTSNKPSGGLLDRMGSLLRGWRDKKEPSVPDKTPGTAGAGKALSDRGLLVFSHTGEVIKAEGLLRQAGLAVEVKGPPPQLRTGCDMVVVFELVSQTAVLEVLHKAGIRPENVVTAHDVLLEPVSLYQVKRLDHWLMVRAANMKITLDTRDGRIVNISGGGCPDVPWLAHCLCGMRLDEAPEPRSLGQTLCCYSLQKAYEELRRQYPCGI
- a CDS encoding NAD(P)H-hydrate dehydratase; this encodes MGFCEAATQAPSSVRDGMLHLPDGSAVPVQRGTAALAATALLACEALGFEPPRLLLAGDIGSGAGSRALYTWLTEHAARLAPSGLTFHYLFPDVDWHNRVLMAIQALPSPPLLVADAGFMYVAKMSGYADAYDLFTPDLGEMAFLADEKAPHPFYTRGFLLTEEEDIPGLLARAQAHGNCPANLIIKGRADHIICEGRLAATIEEPSEPAMECIGGTGDLVTGLVTALLAGGIPLCRASVAAARLARLLARYCAPDPGTQVAQLLARLPEFLQEHAEAVLAMD